A genomic region of Caulobacter sp. NIBR2454 contains the following coding sequences:
- a CDS encoding Tat pathway signal sequence domain protein, whose protein sequence is MRRIATSVLCLALAASFVGSSAMAQNRRQDDAGRRQEEEAAAKKKRKEEWASPRAPLASLRNAGPCPYVKVLYDAGRYAEFEAGREAMNAVAYTGEIEGLSAGCRYEGADPIEMRVEVLFNLGRGPQAEERRKTYRYWVAVTRRNNSVIAKEYFDLPVTFPAGQDRVMVTDLLEGIVIPRADEKTSGSNFEVLIGFDVTPQMAEFNRDGKRFRVNAGQATAAATTTPSNQNQ, encoded by the coding sequence ATGCGCCGCATCGCCACCTCCGTTCTCTGCCTCGCTCTCGCGGCGAGCTTCGTTGGCTCTTCCGCCATGGCGCAGAACCGCCGCCAGGACGACGCCGGGCGTCGCCAGGAAGAAGAGGCCGCCGCCAAGAAGAAACGCAAGGAAGAGTGGGCGTCGCCCCGGGCTCCCCTGGCTTCGCTGAGGAACGCCGGCCCCTGCCCCTATGTGAAGGTGCTCTACGACGCCGGCCGCTACGCCGAGTTCGAGGCCGGCCGCGAGGCTATGAACGCCGTGGCCTATACCGGCGAGATCGAAGGCCTTTCGGCCGGTTGCCGCTATGAGGGCGCAGATCCCATCGAGATGCGCGTCGAGGTTCTGTTCAACCTCGGCCGCGGTCCCCAGGCTGAAGAGCGCCGCAAGACCTACCGCTACTGGGTGGCGGTGACGCGTCGGAACAACTCGGTCATCGCCAAGGAATATTTCGACCTGCCCGTCACCTTCCCGGCCGGCCAGGACCGCGTGATGGTCACCGACCTGCTGGAAGGCATCGTCATCCCGCGCGCCGACGAAAAGACCAGCGGCTCGAACTTCGAGGTCCTGATCGGCTTCGACGTCACCCCGCAGATGGCCGAGTTCAACCGCGACGGCAAACGCTTCCGCGTCAACGCCGGCCAGGCCACCGCCGCCGCCACGACGACGCCCAGCAACCAGAACCAATGA
- the ispH gene encoding 4-hydroxy-3-methylbut-2-enyl diphosphate reductase encodes MNAHAPIRPPLTVLLASPRGFCAGVDRAIQIVERAIEKYGAPVYVRHEIVHNRHVVDRLKAMGAIFVEEIDEAPADRPMIFSAHGVPKSVPQAAKERRMLYLDATCPLVSKVHVEAQRHFDAGREIVLIGHAGHPEVIGTMGQLPEGTVALIETVDDVATWTPKDASNVAFVTQTTLSVDDTTEIIEALRARFPGIAAPHKEDICYATTNRQEAVKHLAEGTDVVLVVGSQNSSNSVRLVEVALKGGAKDARLIDDVSGLDFAWLEGATRVGLTAGASAPEALVQGVIDALAERYEVTVQEVAPARETVTFKLPRILTA; translated from the coding sequence ATGAACGCCCACGCCCCCATCCGACCGCCTCTCACCGTCCTGCTGGCCAGTCCTCGCGGGTTCTGCGCCGGGGTGGACCGCGCCATCCAGATCGTGGAGCGCGCCATCGAGAAGTACGGCGCGCCGGTCTATGTGCGCCACGAGATCGTCCACAACCGCCATGTGGTCGATCGCCTGAAGGCCATGGGCGCCATCTTTGTCGAGGAGATCGACGAGGCGCCGGCCGACCGGCCGATGATCTTCTCGGCTCACGGCGTTCCCAAATCCGTGCCGCAGGCCGCCAAGGAACGGCGGATGCTGTATCTGGACGCCACCTGCCCCTTGGTTTCCAAGGTGCATGTGGAGGCGCAGCGTCACTTCGACGCCGGCCGCGAGATCGTCCTGATCGGCCACGCCGGCCATCCCGAGGTGATCGGCACCATGGGCCAGCTGCCCGAAGGCACGGTCGCCCTGATCGAGACTGTCGATGACGTGGCGACCTGGACGCCCAAGGATGCGTCCAACGTCGCCTTCGTCACCCAGACGACCCTGTCGGTGGATGACACGACCGAGATCATCGAGGCCTTGCGCGCCCGCTTTCCGGGTATCGCGGCCCCGCACAAGGAAGACATCTGCTACGCCACCACCAACCGCCAGGAGGCCGTCAAGCACCTGGCCGAGGGGACGGACGTGGTGCTGGTGGTCGGCTCCCAGAATTCGTCCAATTCCGTGCGGCTGGTCGAGGTGGCCTTGAAGGGCGGGGCCAAGGACGCCCGGCTTATCGACGACGTGTCGGGCCTGGATTTCGCCTGGCTGGAAGGCGCGACCCGCGTCGGCCTGACCGCCGGCGCCTCGGCTCCCGAAGCCTTGGTGCAGGGCGTGATCGACGCCCTGGCCGAGCGTTATGAGGTGACCGTTCAGGAGGTTGCTCCGGCCCGCGAGACGGTGACCTTCAAGCTGCCGCGCATCCTCACCGCTTGA